In Deinococcus puniceus, one genomic interval encodes:
- a CDS encoding carboxypeptidase-like regulatory domain-containing protein, with protein MALKPISIGSALLLGTLLIGCNPTDPVPTGDTTPPTVSLSAALTAVAQGASTTLTATATDNVAVTKVEFFNGATKLSEDTTAPYEAVVTVGATTTYTATAYDAAGNKASATTSVSVAAGTGSVQGTVVDQNIGAPVAGSTITVMQGATNLGTFTSGADGSFSLPSLAAGSYDIKARKAGHAGSDLYGVVVTDGAATSVSLVQRPAFDTSATTNPAKLILTRGDGSTPLAGATFNASTGIDFKIVSAADSDHVGPVRIVYAQLGRTPGSAGITAAANASNYNFTPQQNLPKVVDSGSVTVGTAASVPNFTAGFGSAAGETVYMTVMAVDYNYNYSRYVVPIKLINTSATAGNTVVAPTQAAATAYTLKQEGSWTTPYSTPTPDAAPSGSGVFVEVRWCYTNVTATARPFAFDIERSGDGTTFTKIGTVGGNSSTSCDVNQQARPFNFRDTSADLTVGKTFTYRVLARGANSVASNTTQTTPLAQFTPTFIGPADESTGVSLNPTFVMGQNQTAIGADGAGYNLRLRDLMTLGGYNLPGASANALIRVEEGTGATGNGIAAGQSLVFVSSGASNTAALLTPPTTAGSIRTDTSGKYVASKPNLIPVDTAAHTVSIPWNVLVATPLQPLRPYKWEMYSGFAYKYAPAEGNRISAYSVYTWPDGTVAPINQTRGTNINWDFITGTK; from the coding sequence ATGGCCCTGAAACCGATCTCTATTGGCTCGGCACTCCTGCTCGGTACGCTCCTCATCGGTTGTAACCCCACCGATCCCGTACCGACTGGCGATACCACCCCGCCTACCGTCAGTCTGAGCGCTGCCTTGACCGCAGTGGCCCAGGGCGCGAGCACCACCCTGACCGCTACTGCCACCGATAACGTGGCCGTGACCAAGGTCGAGTTTTTCAACGGTGCGACCAAGCTTTCCGAAGACACCACCGCGCCCTACGAGGCAGTCGTCACCGTCGGCGCAACCACCACCTACACCGCCACCGCCTACGACGCGGCAGGCAACAAGGCGTCGGCCACCACCAGCGTCAGTGTGGCTGCGGGAACGGGTTCGGTGCAGGGCACAGTCGTTGATCAGAACATCGGCGCACCTGTGGCAGGCAGCACCATCACGGTCATGCAGGGCGCAACCAATCTGGGCACCTTCACCAGCGGCGCAGACGGCTCGTTCAGCTTGCCCTCGTTGGCTGCAGGCAGCTACGACATCAAGGCCCGCAAAGCCGGACACGCAGGCAGCGACCTGTACGGCGTCGTGGTGACCGACGGCGCGGCGACTTCCGTGTCGCTCGTGCAGCGCCCCGCCTTCGACACCAGCGCCACCACCAACCCCGCCAAATTGATCCTGACTCGCGGCGACGGCAGCACGCCGCTGGCTGGAGCGACCTTCAATGCCAGCACGGGCATAGATTTCAAGATCGTGTCGGCTGCTGATTCCGACCACGTGGGGCCAGTACGGATCGTGTACGCGCAACTGGGCCGCACGCCCGGCAGCGCGGGTATTACTGCCGCCGCCAACGCCAGCAACTACAATTTCACGCCTCAGCAGAACCTGCCCAAAGTCGTGGATTCCGGCTCGGTCACGGTGGGCACCGCCGCCAGCGTTCCCAACTTTACGGCGGGCTTCGGCAGCGCGGCGGGCGAAACCGTGTACATGACCGTCATGGCCGTGGACTACAACTACAACTACTCGCGCTACGTAGTGCCGATCAAACTGATCAATACCTCGGCCACAGCGGGCAATACGGTCGTCGCTCCTACACAGGCCGCCGCCACCGCCTACACCCTCAAGCAGGAGGGCTCTTGGACGACGCCCTACAGCACCCCCACGCCCGACGCGGCTCCGAGCGGCTCCGGCGTGTTCGTAGAAGTGCGCTGGTGCTACACCAACGTCACTGCGACGGCTAGGCCCTTCGCCTTCGATATCGAGCGGTCTGGCGACGGCACCACCTTTACCAAAATCGGCACTGTGGGCGGCAACAGCAGTACCAGTTGTGACGTCAACCAGCAGGCCCGGCCCTTCAACTTCCGCGACACCAGCGCCGACCTGACGGTGGGCAAGACCTTTACCTACCGCGTGCTGGCGCGTGGAGCCAACAGCGTGGCCAGCAACACCACCCAGACCACGCCGCTGGCCCAGTTCACGCCCACCTTCATCGGGCCAGCCGACGAGTCTACCGGCGTGTCTCTCAATCCCACCTTCGTCATGGGACAAAACCAGACGGCCATCGGGGCCGACGGGGCGGGCTACAACCTGCGTCTGCGCGACCTGATGACCCTCGGCGGCTACAACCTGCCCGGTGCATCGGCCAACGCCTTGATCCGGGTCGAGGAAGGCACGGGCGCGACAGGCAACGGCATCGCCGCCGGACAGTCGCTGGTGTTCGTGTCGAGCGGCGCGTCCAATACGGCTGCGCTGCTGACCCCGCCCACGACTGCCGGATCGATTCGCACCGATACGTCCGGCAAATACGTGGCGTCCAAACCCAACTTGATTCCCGTGGATACGGCGGCGCATACGGTCAGCATTCCTTGGAATGTGCTGGTCGCCACGCCGCTTCAGCCCCTGCGCCCCTACAAGTGGGAAATGTACTCCGGCTTCGCCTACAAGTACGCTCCCGCCGAGGGCAACCGCATCTCGGCCTACTCGGTGTACACCTGGCCCGACGGCACAGTGGCTCCGATCAACCAGACGCGCGGCACCAACATCAACTGGGATTTCATCACCGGCACCAAGTAG
- a CDS encoding S8 family serine peptidase, with protein sequence MRKNTPHNLRRTLPKSLGVLALTGLLAACSQTNLDASIPAPVASAPAVIGELAQNGPLKYVKNELVVGYADAASLQAAATALKGQVVATIPEIKVALIRVQGDALKLTKGAMQLSGVRYAAVNDVATPPEVISGVQPASLTPLAASADQIFDELPQYALDPRHLNAKVAWDAGLTGKGVKVAVIDDPGDVSHPDLNPNWEGKAFDPLQNKTYTDAAEWVNYFKKPANSHGTFVASSIVAAKDGKGIVGLAYEAKWMPVVMFNPGGYSSFNIALGAIWATNNGARVINNSWGGGVSFGPVKDAFDYAMSNGTTIVASMGNSYHDEFQYPAALPGVMASGALDGSNRKVTFSTSGRHISSSAPGQDTILANPTWLWGSNPAKPQTHQLISGTSFSAPYTAAVAALALQKCPAATPYQVRRILETTANGAIGSNPTGFDRDTGWGALNAGKLAQTLTDCAALPAKGANVYINVKYANGSGTRPGELVDVILRGQGMRAGATDDPTPLYLTPTDAAGDARFSEIAPGTYDLYVAGADLGITGGKSEDRGTFVGTLTATSGSTYFTPDRKNVILTANAPDFNPVDPYEPNDTPATAKTIAYGQTTDTAYIFGKPKDLDYFKFTGAAGDQIKAEMLAAGQLGGSLDAYLYLIGPDGVTVLAENDDRGTPRIDSDSEVNFTLTAAGTYYLLATSFTITEGQNDDGPFNKFKLKLTKTN encoded by the coding sequence ATGCGTAAGAACACTCCGCACAACCTGCGCCGCACCCTCCCCAAATCACTTGGCGTGCTGGCCCTGACGGGACTCTTGGCCGCCTGCTCGCAGACCAATCTGGACGCCAGCATTCCGGCTCCGGTGGCCTCTGCCCCGGCTGTTATTGGTGAACTGGCCCAGAACGGCCCCCTGAAGTACGTCAAGAACGAACTGGTCGTCGGATACGCCGATGCGGCCAGCCTTCAGGCCGCTGCCACCGCGCTGAAAGGCCAAGTCGTCGCCACCATTCCCGAAATCAAGGTGGCCCTGATCCGTGTGCAGGGCGACGCCCTGAAACTGACCAAGGGAGCCATGCAACTCAGCGGTGTGCGCTACGCCGCCGTGAACGACGTGGCCACGCCCCCCGAAGTCATTTCCGGCGTGCAGCCTGCCAGCCTGACCCCGCTGGCCGCCAGCGCCGATCAGATTTTTGACGAACTGCCCCAGTACGCCCTTGATCCCCGGCACCTGAACGCCAAAGTCGCGTGGGACGCGGGCTTGACCGGGAAAGGCGTGAAAGTGGCCGTCATCGACGATCCCGGCGACGTGTCTCACCCCGACCTGAACCCCAACTGGGAAGGCAAGGCCTTCGATCCGCTGCAAAACAAGACCTACACCGACGCTGCCGAGTGGGTCAACTACTTCAAGAAGCCTGCCAACTCGCACGGCACCTTCGTGGCGTCGAGCATCGTGGCGGCCAAAGACGGCAAAGGCATCGTGGGCTTGGCCTACGAAGCCAAGTGGATGCCTGTCGTGATGTTCAACCCCGGCGGGTACAGCAGCTTTAACATCGCGCTGGGCGCAATCTGGGCCACCAACAACGGCGCGCGCGTCATCAACAACTCGTGGGGCGGCGGCGTGTCCTTCGGGCCAGTCAAGGACGCCTTCGACTACGCCATGAGCAACGGCACCACCATCGTGGCCTCTATGGGCAACTCTTACCACGATGAATTCCAGTACCCTGCCGCTCTGCCCGGTGTGATGGCGTCGGGCGCACTCGACGGCAGCAACCGCAAGGTGACCTTCTCGACCTCTGGGCGGCACATTTCCAGCAGCGCCCCCGGCCAAGACACCATTCTGGCCAACCCGACCTGGCTGTGGGGCAGCAACCCCGCCAAACCCCAGACCCACCAACTGATTTCCGGTACGTCGTTCTCTGCGCCGTACACGGCAGCGGTGGCCGCTCTCGCGCTGCAAAAATGCCCCGCCGCCACGCCCTATCAGGTGCGCCGCATTCTGGAAACCACCGCCAACGGTGCCATCGGCAGCAACCCCACCGGCTTTGACCGCGACACGGGCTGGGGCGCACTGAACGCAGGCAAGCTGGCCCAGACCCTCACCGACTGCGCCGCGCTGCCCGCCAAGGGCGCAAACGTGTACATCAACGTGAAGTACGCCAACGGCAGCGGCACGCGCCCCGGCGAACTCGTCGACGTGATCCTGCGTGGTCAGGGCATGCGGGCCGGGGCCACCGACGACCCCACGCCGCTGTACCTCACGCCCACCGACGCTGCTGGCGACGCCCGTTTCTCGGAAATCGCGCCCGGAACCTACGACCTGTACGTGGCCGGAGCCGATCTGGGCATCACGGGCGGCAAGAGCGAAGACCGGGGCACCTTCGTGGGCACCCTGACCGCCACCAGCGGCAGCACCTACTTCACCCCGGATCGCAAAAACGTCATCCTGACGGCCAACGCGCCCGACTTCAATCCCGTAGACCCCTACGAACCCAACGATACGCCCGCCACCGCCAAGACCATCGCCTACGGCCAAACCACCGATACGGCCTACATCTTCGGCAAGCCCAAGGACTTGGACTACTTCAAGTTTACGGGCGCGGCAGGCGACCAGATCAAGGCTGAAATGCTAGCCGCAGGACAACTGGGCGGCTCCTTGGATGCCTACCTGTACCTCATCGGCCCCGACGGCGTGACGGTACTGGCCGAAAACGATGACCGGGGAACTCCCCGCATCGACTCGGATTCCGAAGTGAACTTCACGCTGACGGCGGCGGGCACGTACTACCTGCTGGCCACCAGCTTCACCATCACCGAGGGTCAGAACGACGACGGCCCCTTCAACAAGTTTAAGCTGAAGTTGACCAAGACCAACTAA